Proteins from a genomic interval of Hippocampus zosterae strain Florida chromosome 14, ASM2543408v3, whole genome shotgun sequence:
- the LOC127614593 gene encoding pleckstrin homology domain-containing family G member 3 isoform X2 translates to MPEGSHSVFHQDPMGEEYPRFPSPLSAGEHEETNAAFEPDCYNQLCAEPLNGEGQRPVSLVSTLSSGSSRDSHSLFGSTVTLPSSCTPPIPSEEDIDLELSPAESTAEQTKDPSPALGWSSGRWKPHLVGKQWDNTNASSNRQSAQILHVPTSPVVAETMAPNPKLTHVDRVVMEIIETERMYVKDLRSIVEDYLAHIIDTSNLPIRPEQVCSLFGNIEDIYEFNSELLQSLDMCDSDPVAIAQCFVDKSEYFEIYTQYCTNYPNSVAALTDCMRSKTLAKFFKDRQAALKRSLPLGSFLLKPVQRILKYHLLLQEIAKHFGPDEAGYEVVQEAIDTMTGVAWYINDMKRKHEHAVRVQEIQSLLINWKGPDLTTYGELVLEGTFNVLRAKNSRTLFLFERMLLITKRRGEHYVYKTYISCSTLMLLDSAKDPLLFSVIHFKHPKQPHTVQAKSVEEKRVWAHHIKRLILENHNAIVPPKAKEAIVDNSNGLGKYHCSPEGVKKADSYQPDDFHLAGWNGRRRSEPAKQIIKSTKGQYIHAESESALHPTQPQVSPSVGTQTCSLSDPLDERASEEDAVRQQISAPAEVRSASFEDGLKLAMTEGEKREDVEGDGYKEDLLMGGDQVADFASSVLAAISCWHYRARALLSSHFTTDEELGDLTNTPRKETREPPTREAKSQEPGSVHLEELFPSDCITQANVIHQQPESSVCPSPAPEAVTPESVETSGEAAEEEGPGSDSSGLQVEETSAPMSSELSEEEEEEEEEVVAGSQRILPCSVLDQASVIAERFVTDLSRRNSLVSEDLGSLACSSPLTPNEVFISPSTCTVSEEKCQESPTVSPSEPQVTPETEPSAREPALTEGERRSTLSKQDLLLIHKVRRYYEHAEHQDANFSIKRRESLSYIPAGLVRHLSRQLNNIPDQRAVPVHRKVLSRCRPTSWSVFDLPGLDQSTNADIHQKAQPQRSEEVKTRSPSVTDSSTTDEDFRPSSEMIKVWQDMESEEEVQQTAEEKKTFFECLDSSKRKLKKQTSLILEESETSPLSDGSNALAEETDSAQDCKQLRTFMTQGKSLVQLPRLISFRTSVDEDQILQDMGKMKNKVFQLARQYSQRIKNNRPMVWQRNREASTQQGFKNMPAVLEEKLKKRGKPNLRLPLTACEPMIIHEVNTPSPLQTPSSATSSRSALTDPQSPQLENFHWPDVQELRSKYNPGRPDSGSSNDASECSPVRYNCCSRTDSHQDLTQCSVAKPETWYKERPEQDWPRPRSKLLCRWGSLEYMLGSLPLHEVQNLQEPVRTCCQSSPPSLTAARCSVLAEGDEQLEDSSRCPGKSTAPSSAKTSESHLVKSLREKFQSLSTSSSTC, encoded by the exons AATATCCTCGGTTCCCCTCGCCCCTTTCCGCCGGAGAACATGAAGAGACAAACGCAGCTTTCGAACCAGACTGTTACAACCAACTATGCGCAGAGCCATTGAATGGAGAAGGCCAACGTCCAGTGAGTCTCGTGTCCACCTTGTCTTCCGGATCATCCCGTGACAGTCACAGCCTTTTTGGGAGCACCGTGACGCTTCCTTCCTCCTGCACACCGCCCATACCAAGCGAGGAGGACATCGACTTGGAGCTGAGCCCGGCCGAAAGCACCGCGGAACAGACAAAGGACCCGAGTCCTGCCCTCGGATGGTCCAGCGGACGATGGAAGCCGCACCTCGTCGGTAAACAGTGGGATAACACCAACGCCTCCTCCAACAGACAGAGTGCGCAGATCCTTCACGTCCCCACGTCGCCCGTCGTCGCCGAAACAATGGCGCCCAACCCAAAACTGACCCACGTGGACCGGGTTGTCATGGAGATCATCGAAACGGAGCGCATGTATGTCAAAGATCTGCGGAGCATCGTGGAG GACTATTTGGCCCACATTATCGATACGAGCAACCTTCCCATACGACCAGAGCAAGTGTGTTCTCTATTTGGAAATATTGAGGACATTTATGAATTCAACAG TGAGCTGCTGCAGTCGTTGGACATGTGCGACAGCGACCCCGTGGCCATTGCCCAATGCTTTGTAGATAAG AGTGAATATTTTGAAATCTACACCCAATATTGCACCAACTATCCAAA TTCAGTCGCAGCACTAACTGACTGCATGAGGAGTAAGACCTTGGCAAAGTTCTTCAAGGATCGTCAGGCTGCTCTGAAGCGTTCGCTTCCATTGGGTTCGTTCCTTCTCAAGCCAGTGCAGAGGATCCTAAAATATCACCTGCTTCTTCAG GAAATTGCGAAACACTTTGGCCCAGACGAGGCAGGCTATGAGGTGGTCCAGGAGGCCATAGACACCATGACGGGGGTGGCCTGGTACATCAACGACATGAAGAGGAAACACGAACACGCTGTCAGAGTGCAG GAGATCCAGTCCCTTTTGATCAACTGGAAGGGTCCTGACCTGACCACTTACGGCGAGCTGGTGCTGGAGGGCACCTTTAACGTCCTGCGGGCGAAGAACAGTCGTACACTCTTCCTGTTTGAAAGGATGCTCCTCATTACCAAAAGAAGAGGAGAGCACTACGTCTACAAGACGTATATCTCG TGTTCCACCTTGATGCTGCTTGACAGTGCGAAGGATCCCCTGCTTTTCAGTGTTATTCACTTCAAGCATCCAAAGCAGCCCCATACAGTGCAG GCCAAATCTGTAGAAGAGAAGCGTGTCTGGGCCCATCACATCAAGAGGCTCATTCTTGAGAACCACAACGCCATTGTTCCGCCAAAG GCAAAAGAAGCTATCGTGGACAATTCTAACG GTCTTGGCAAGTACCACTGTAGCCCAGAGGGGGTGAAGAAAGCCGATTCCTACCAACCGGATGACTTCCATCTTGCAGGATGGAATGGGAGGAGGAGATCAG AACCTGCTAAACAAATTATAAAAAGTACAAAAGGTCAGTACATT CATGCAGAGAGTGAGAGTGCCCTGCACCCGACTCAGCCGCAAGTGTCCCCAAGTGTCGGGACGCAGACCTGCAGTCTAAGCGACCCCTTGGATGAGAGGGCCTCGGAGGAGGACGCTGTGCGGCAGCAAATTTCCGCTCCGGCAGAAGTGCGCTCCGCATCATTCGAGGACGGTCTGAAGCTGGCGATGACGGAAGGGGAAAAACGGGAGGATGTGGAGGGAGACGGTTACAAGGAGGATTTACTGATGGGGGGCGACCAGGTAGCGGACTTTGCCAGCTCGGTGTTGGCAGCCATCTCCTGCTGGCACTATCGAGCCCGGGCTTTGCTTTCTTCTCACTTCACAACG GATGAAGAACTCGGCGATCTGACCAACACGCCGAGAAAGGAGACTCGAGAACCCCCCACCCGTGAAGCAAAATCGCAAGAACCTGGCTCG GTCCATTTGGAGGAGCTGTTCCCTTCAGACTGTATCACTCAAGCAAACGTCATCCATCAGCAGCCCGAGTCATCGGTCTGCCCCTCCCCAGCGCCAGAGGCCGTCACTCCGGAGTCCGTTGAGACCTCGGGAGAAGCCGCTGAAGAAGAGGGGCCAGGGAGCGACTCGTCTGGTCTTCAAGTGGAGGAAACGAGTGCGCCGATGAGTAGCGAGCTCtccgaggaggaagaagaagaagaagaagaagtggtGGCCGGGAGTCAACGCATCCTACCGTGTTCCGTGTTAGATCAAGCGAGCGTCATCGCCGAACGCTTCGTCACCGACCTGTCCCGCCGCAACAGCCTGGTCTCTGAGGATCTAGGCTCTCTGGCCTGCTCCTCACCCTTGACCCCCAATGAAGTCTTCATAAGCCCTTCCACCTGCACGGTCTCGGAAGAAAAGTGCCAAGAGTCGCCCACCGTGTCGCCGTCTGAGCCGCAGGTGACCCCCGAGACTGAGCCGTCTGCGCGTGAACCCGCCCTCACTGAGGGGGAACGTCGGTCCACCCTCTCCAAACAGGATCTCCTCCTGATCCACAAGGTAAGGAGATACTACGAGCACGCCGAGCACCAAGACGCCAACTTCAGCATCAAGCGCAGGGAAAGTCTCTCCTACATCCCAGCGGGTCTCGTCAGGCATTTGAGCCGACAGCTTAACAATATTCCAGACCAGCGCGCGGTCCCGGTCCATAGGAAAGTCCTCTCCCGTTGCAGGCCTACTTCTTGGTCCGTGTTTGACCTTCCGGGCTTGGACCAGAGTACAAATGCGGACATTCACCAAAAGGCTCAACCGCAGAGATCAGAGGAAGTGAAGACGAGATCGCCCAGTGTCACGGATTCTTCGACCACAGATGAAGACTTCCGACCGTCATCGGAGATGATCAAAGTCTGGCAAGACATGGAGTCGGAAGAAGAAGTCCAGCAGACTGCAGAAGAGAAAAAGACCTTCTTTGAGTGTTTGGACTCTTCAAAACGTAAACTCAAAAAGCAAACATCTCTGATTCTAGAAGAGAGTGAAACGAGTCCCTTATCTGATGGTTCAAATGCACTCGCGGAAGAGACGGACTCCGCTCAAGACTGCAAGCAGCTTCGAACCTTCATGACTCAAGGGAAGAGCCTGGTCCAGCTTCCCAGGCTCATTAGCTTCAGAACCAGTGTTGACGAGGACCAGATCTTACAGGACATGGGCAAGATGAAGAATAAGGTCTTCCAACTGGCACGGCAGTACAGCCAGCGCATCAAAAACAACCGGCCTATGGTCTGGCAGAGGAACCGGGAGGCCTCCACTCAACAAGGATTCAAGAACATGCCCGCCGTCCTTGAGGAGAAACTCAAGAAAAGAG GTAAACCCAACCTGAGACTGCCCTTGACCGCTTGTGAACCGATGATCATCCATGAGGTGAATACACCAAGTCCGCTCCAGACTCCGAGTTCTGCAACCAGCTCCCGCAGCGCGCTGACCGACCCGCAAAGCCCTCAGTTAGAGAATTTCCACTGGCCCGATGTCCAAGAGCTGCGCTCCAAATACAACCCCGGCAGACCCGACAGCGGCTCCTCAAACGACGCATCGGAATGTTCTCCGGTCAGGTACAATTGCTGCTCTCGCACGGACTCTCATCAAGACCTGACGCAGTGTTCGGTGGCAAAACCCGAGACCTGGTACAAGGAGAGGCCGGAACAAGACTGGCCTCGGCCCCGGTCCAAGCTGCTGTGTAGGTGGGGCTCGCTGGAGTACATGCTTGGATCCCTGCCACTCCACGAAGTGCAGAACCTGCAGGAGCCCGTGCGGACCTGCTGTCAGAGCAGTCCGCCGTCTCTGACCGCCGCGCGATGCAGCGTCCTCGCAGAAGGAGACGAGCAACTGGAGGACAGCTCACGATGTCCCGGCAAGTCAACTGCTCCGAGTTCAGCCAAGACGTCGGAAAGTCATCTGGTGAAGAGCTTACGGGAGAAGTTCCAGAGCTTGAGCACCAGCTCGTCAACATGTTAA
- the LOC127614593 gene encoding pleckstrin homology domain-containing family G member 3 isoform X3, giving the protein MPEGSHSVFHQDPMGEEYPRFPSPLSAGEHEETNAAFEPDCYNQLCAEPLNGEGQRPVSLVSTLSSGSSRDSHSLFGSTVTLPSSCTPPIPSEEDIDLELSPAESTAEQTKDPSPALGWSSGRWKPHLVGKQWDNTNASSNRQSAQILHVPTSPVVAETMAPNPKLTHVDRVVMEIIETERMYVKDLRSIVEDYLAHIIDTSNLPIRPEQVCSLFGNIEDIYEFNSELLQSLDMCDSDPVAIAQCFVDKSEYFEIYTQYCTNYPNSVAALTDCMRSKTLAKFFKDRQAALKRSLPLGSFLLKPVQRILKYHLLLQEIAKHFGPDEAGYEVVQEAIDTMTGVAWYINDMKRKHEHAVRVQEIQSLLINWKGPDLTTYGELVLEGTFNVLRAKNSRTLFLFERMLLITKRRGEHYVYKTYISCSTLMLLDSAKDPLLFSVIHFKHPKQPHTVQAKSVEEKRVWAHHIKRLILENHNAIVPPKAKEAIVDNSNGLGKYHCSPEGVKKADSYQPDDFHLAGWNGRRRSEPAKQIIKSTKGQYIHAESESALHPTQPQVSPSVGTQTCSLSDPLDERASEEDAVRQQISAPAEVRSASFEDGLKLAMTEGEKREDVEGDGYKEDLLMGGDQDEELGDLTNTPRKETREPPTREAKSQEPGSVHLEELFPSDCITQANVIHQQPESSVCPSPAPEAVTPESVETSGEAAEEEGPGSDSSGLQVEETSAPMSSELSEEEEEEEEEVVAGSQRILPCSVLDQASVIAERFVTDLSRRNSLVSEDLGSLACSSPLTPNEVFISPSTCTVSEEKCQESPTVSPSEPQVTPETEPSAREPALTEGERRSTLSKQDLLLIHKVRRYYEHAEHQDANFSIKRRESLSYIPAGLVRHLSRQLNNIPDQRAVPVHRKVLSRCRPTSWSVFDLPGLDQSTNADIHQKAQPQRSEEVKTRSPSVTDSSTTDEDFRPSSEMIKVWQDMESEEEVQQTAEEKKTFFECLDSSKRKLKKQTSLILEESETSPLSDGSNALAEETDSAQDCKQLRTFMTQGKSLVQLPRLISFRTSVDEDQILQDMGKMKNKVFQLARQYSQRIKNNRPMVWQRNREASTQQGFKNMPAVLEEKLKKRGKPNLRLPLTACEPMIIHEVNTPSPLQTPSSATSSRSALTDPQSPQLENFHWPDVQELRSKYNPGRPDSGSSNDASECSPVRYNCCSRTDSHQDLTQCSVAKPETWYKERPEQDWPRPRSKLLCRWGSLEYMLGSLPLHEVQNLQEPVRTCCQSSPPSLTAARCSVLAEGDEQLEDSSRCPGKSTAPSSAKTSESHLVKSLREKFQSLSTSSSTC; this is encoded by the exons AATATCCTCGGTTCCCCTCGCCCCTTTCCGCCGGAGAACATGAAGAGACAAACGCAGCTTTCGAACCAGACTGTTACAACCAACTATGCGCAGAGCCATTGAATGGAGAAGGCCAACGTCCAGTGAGTCTCGTGTCCACCTTGTCTTCCGGATCATCCCGTGACAGTCACAGCCTTTTTGGGAGCACCGTGACGCTTCCTTCCTCCTGCACACCGCCCATACCAAGCGAGGAGGACATCGACTTGGAGCTGAGCCCGGCCGAAAGCACCGCGGAACAGACAAAGGACCCGAGTCCTGCCCTCGGATGGTCCAGCGGACGATGGAAGCCGCACCTCGTCGGTAAACAGTGGGATAACACCAACGCCTCCTCCAACAGACAGAGTGCGCAGATCCTTCACGTCCCCACGTCGCCCGTCGTCGCCGAAACAATGGCGCCCAACCCAAAACTGACCCACGTGGACCGGGTTGTCATGGAGATCATCGAAACGGAGCGCATGTATGTCAAAGATCTGCGGAGCATCGTGGAG GACTATTTGGCCCACATTATCGATACGAGCAACCTTCCCATACGACCAGAGCAAGTGTGTTCTCTATTTGGAAATATTGAGGACATTTATGAATTCAACAG TGAGCTGCTGCAGTCGTTGGACATGTGCGACAGCGACCCCGTGGCCATTGCCCAATGCTTTGTAGATAAG AGTGAATATTTTGAAATCTACACCCAATATTGCACCAACTATCCAAA TTCAGTCGCAGCACTAACTGACTGCATGAGGAGTAAGACCTTGGCAAAGTTCTTCAAGGATCGTCAGGCTGCTCTGAAGCGTTCGCTTCCATTGGGTTCGTTCCTTCTCAAGCCAGTGCAGAGGATCCTAAAATATCACCTGCTTCTTCAG GAAATTGCGAAACACTTTGGCCCAGACGAGGCAGGCTATGAGGTGGTCCAGGAGGCCATAGACACCATGACGGGGGTGGCCTGGTACATCAACGACATGAAGAGGAAACACGAACACGCTGTCAGAGTGCAG GAGATCCAGTCCCTTTTGATCAACTGGAAGGGTCCTGACCTGACCACTTACGGCGAGCTGGTGCTGGAGGGCACCTTTAACGTCCTGCGGGCGAAGAACAGTCGTACACTCTTCCTGTTTGAAAGGATGCTCCTCATTACCAAAAGAAGAGGAGAGCACTACGTCTACAAGACGTATATCTCG TGTTCCACCTTGATGCTGCTTGACAGTGCGAAGGATCCCCTGCTTTTCAGTGTTATTCACTTCAAGCATCCAAAGCAGCCCCATACAGTGCAG GCCAAATCTGTAGAAGAGAAGCGTGTCTGGGCCCATCACATCAAGAGGCTCATTCTTGAGAACCACAACGCCATTGTTCCGCCAAAG GCAAAAGAAGCTATCGTGGACAATTCTAACG GTCTTGGCAAGTACCACTGTAGCCCAGAGGGGGTGAAGAAAGCCGATTCCTACCAACCGGATGACTTCCATCTTGCAGGATGGAATGGGAGGAGGAGATCAG AACCTGCTAAACAAATTATAAAAAGTACAAAAGGTCAGTACATT CATGCAGAGAGTGAGAGTGCCCTGCACCCGACTCAGCCGCAAGTGTCCCCAAGTGTCGGGACGCAGACCTGCAGTCTAAGCGACCCCTTGGATGAGAGGGCCTCGGAGGAGGACGCTGTGCGGCAGCAAATTTCCGCTCCGGCAGAAGTGCGCTCCGCATCATTCGAGGACGGTCTGAAGCTGGCGATGACGGAAGGGGAAAAACGGGAGGATGTGGAGGGAGACGGTTACAAGGAGGATTTACTGATGGGGGGCGACCAG GATGAAGAACTCGGCGATCTGACCAACACGCCGAGAAAGGAGACTCGAGAACCCCCCACCCGTGAAGCAAAATCGCAAGAACCTGGCTCG GTCCATTTGGAGGAGCTGTTCCCTTCAGACTGTATCACTCAAGCAAACGTCATCCATCAGCAGCCCGAGTCATCGGTCTGCCCCTCCCCAGCGCCAGAGGCCGTCACTCCGGAGTCCGTTGAGACCTCGGGAGAAGCCGCTGAAGAAGAGGGGCCAGGGAGCGACTCGTCTGGTCTTCAAGTGGAGGAAACGAGTGCGCCGATGAGTAGCGAGCTCtccgaggaggaagaagaagaagaagaagaagtggtGGCCGGGAGTCAACGCATCCTACCGTGTTCCGTGTTAGATCAAGCGAGCGTCATCGCCGAACGCTTCGTCACCGACCTGTCCCGCCGCAACAGCCTGGTCTCTGAGGATCTAGGCTCTCTGGCCTGCTCCTCACCCTTGACCCCCAATGAAGTCTTCATAAGCCCTTCCACCTGCACGGTCTCGGAAGAAAAGTGCCAAGAGTCGCCCACCGTGTCGCCGTCTGAGCCGCAGGTGACCCCCGAGACTGAGCCGTCTGCGCGTGAACCCGCCCTCACTGAGGGGGAACGTCGGTCCACCCTCTCCAAACAGGATCTCCTCCTGATCCACAAGGTAAGGAGATACTACGAGCACGCCGAGCACCAAGACGCCAACTTCAGCATCAAGCGCAGGGAAAGTCTCTCCTACATCCCAGCGGGTCTCGTCAGGCATTTGAGCCGACAGCTTAACAATATTCCAGACCAGCGCGCGGTCCCGGTCCATAGGAAAGTCCTCTCCCGTTGCAGGCCTACTTCTTGGTCCGTGTTTGACCTTCCGGGCTTGGACCAGAGTACAAATGCGGACATTCACCAAAAGGCTCAACCGCAGAGATCAGAGGAAGTGAAGACGAGATCGCCCAGTGTCACGGATTCTTCGACCACAGATGAAGACTTCCGACCGTCATCGGAGATGATCAAAGTCTGGCAAGACATGGAGTCGGAAGAAGAAGTCCAGCAGACTGCAGAAGAGAAAAAGACCTTCTTTGAGTGTTTGGACTCTTCAAAACGTAAACTCAAAAAGCAAACATCTCTGATTCTAGAAGAGAGTGAAACGAGTCCCTTATCTGATGGTTCAAATGCACTCGCGGAAGAGACGGACTCCGCTCAAGACTGCAAGCAGCTTCGAACCTTCATGACTCAAGGGAAGAGCCTGGTCCAGCTTCCCAGGCTCATTAGCTTCAGAACCAGTGTTGACGAGGACCAGATCTTACAGGACATGGGCAAGATGAAGAATAAGGTCTTCCAACTGGCACGGCAGTACAGCCAGCGCATCAAAAACAACCGGCCTATGGTCTGGCAGAGGAACCGGGAGGCCTCCACTCAACAAGGATTCAAGAACATGCCCGCCGTCCTTGAGGAGAAACTCAAGAAAAGAG GTAAACCCAACCTGAGACTGCCCTTGACCGCTTGTGAACCGATGATCATCCATGAGGTGAATACACCAAGTCCGCTCCAGACTCCGAGTTCTGCAACCAGCTCCCGCAGCGCGCTGACCGACCCGCAAAGCCCTCAGTTAGAGAATTTCCACTGGCCCGATGTCCAAGAGCTGCGCTCCAAATACAACCCCGGCAGACCCGACAGCGGCTCCTCAAACGACGCATCGGAATGTTCTCCGGTCAGGTACAATTGCTGCTCTCGCACGGACTCTCATCAAGACCTGACGCAGTGTTCGGTGGCAAAACCCGAGACCTGGTACAAGGAGAGGCCGGAACAAGACTGGCCTCGGCCCCGGTCCAAGCTGCTGTGTAGGTGGGGCTCGCTGGAGTACATGCTTGGATCCCTGCCACTCCACGAAGTGCAGAACCTGCAGGAGCCCGTGCGGACCTGCTGTCAGAGCAGTCCGCCGTCTCTGACCGCCGCGCGATGCAGCGTCCTCGCAGAAGGAGACGAGCAACTGGAGGACAGCTCACGATGTCCCGGCAAGTCAACTGCTCCGAGTTCAGCCAAGACGTCGGAAAGTCATCTGGTGAAGAGCTTACGGGAGAAGTTCCAGAGCTTGAGCACCAGCTCGTCAACATGTTAA